GGGAGTTCACTCCAGTGAACCCGGATATCACTGTAGCGCCCCACAACACGTGGCGGTCCGCGATTAGTCCTATTAATATTTTTTTTTTTGAAAAAAAAACAAAAATCAAATAGAAAAAAAAAAATAATAAAAAAATACTTTATGAACTCTATCACTAATCACTAATGCTGATGGTAAGTGGCCTAAAGTGAAATTAACTCAAACTCTCTCGGACCTTTTCTTTTCTCATCCACAAGATCCGCTCGATAATTCAAGAACATCAACAAATAATTGAATACCTAACAGAATAAAATAAAAGATATTATTGATTATTATTTATTGTTATTTTTTCATTTTTTAATTTTTCAAAAAAGTTGTATTACATCTTTTATTGTGAACTGAGAATTACAAATCAACTACACACACATACAGAGAACACTCCTTTGTTTTGGTCGGAGAGAGGAACAAAGAAGGAATAACCGCAGGTCGGCAGGTGTATCTACTAACTGAAGTTCTTCTTGACCTATCAAAGGATCCTTTTGCTAGATCAATATGTGAAAAGGATCAGATTAGTGATGTTCTTAAAGTGTGTATTGTTGTTGATGGTGAAGCAAATGGCAATAAGAAACCTTATTCATCATATTATTTTTTTCATCCATAAGATTCGCTCAAATCTAAACAATCAATAATTCAATAACATCAATAGACATTTATATAGTCTCTAACAATATTGAAACACGAAAGTAACTTGTTACACTTATTAGGGATTTGGTTGATGTTCATATTGTGTAACAAACAAGTCTCTAAACTCCTCTGTTTTGGGAGAGGAAACTCAGCATTTTTAAGCCGTAGCGGCGCTGCACATGAGTGGACTGTTACAGGCTATACCACAGGACTGTCCACCCTTTGACAGGTACTGCTGATGATACTCCTCAGCTCTGTAGAACTTTTTAGCAGGTAAAATCTCAGTCATGATCTTACTCTCCATTTGTTGCTGGTGACGTTCCATTGACTCCGCCGCTAGTTTCTCCTGCTCAGGTGTGTAGAAGTATATCCCTGATCTGTATTGGGTTCCCACATCTTTTCCCTGATCACAGTTTTAAGTCATTAGCCACGGTAAAAAATAGTCAAGGGATAGTTTCACTACATACATATGTTATTATAATAAGTATTGTTCTCTATCCAACATAAAAAGTTTAAATCCTGGGACCAAGTTAAGAGAAACCCATAATGTACCTGGCGATTCAAGGTGGTTGGGTCATGTCTAGACCAGAAGACATCAAGCAGAGACTCAAAGTTGCACTCTTTGGGATCATACTGAACCCTGACAACCTCTGCATGGTTCGTTGTGTTCGTGCAGACATCCTCGTATGAAGGATTGTGGAGGAACCCTTGGGTGTATCCAACCTCCGTATGAGTCACACCGGAGACTCTCTGAAACGCCAGCTCCACGCCCCAGAAGCATCCAGCGGCGAACTGTGCAAACTCATTTCCCGGCGCCGGAACGTCATTATCGTTTCCCTGAGTGATAGAAGAAAGATTCATGGCTAAGTTTTCTAGAGAGAAAAAAAAAGTTTTTAGAGAGAATATTTAAAGTTTATTATGTAATTGCATCCAGATACCCTCCATACATGAACTATATATACCACCTGTATAGTTAAGCTTAGAGTGTATATACTATTTATTCCTGTCCATATACACGATCTATAAATATCACATGTATAGTTATCATTAAAGACAATATTAGAGTGTATATTCTATGTAATTCCATCCGGATACACTCCATACATGATCTAACTATAAATATCACGTGTTAGCTAACGTTATTT
The DNA window shown above is from Brassica oleracea var. oleracea cultivar TO1000 chromosome C3, BOL, whole genome shotgun sequence and carries:
- the LOC106335328 gene encoding peptide methionine sulfoxide reductase A3-like isoform X2, which produces MNLSSITQGNDNDVPAPGNEFAQFAAGCFWGVELAFQRVSGVTHTEVGYTQGFLHNPSYEDVCTNTTNHAEVVRVQYDPKECNFESLLDVFWSRHDPTTLNRQGKDVGTQYRSGIYFYTPEQEKLAAESMERHQQQMESKIMTEILPAKKFYRAEEYHQQYLSKGGQSCGIACNSPLMCSAATA
- the LOC106335328 gene encoding peptide methionine sulfoxide reductase A3-like isoform X1; the encoded protein is MNLSSITQGNDNDVPAPGNEFAQFAAGCFWGVELAFQRVSGVTHTEVGYTQGFLHNPSYEDVCTNTTNHAEVVRVQYDPKECNFESLLDVFWSRHDPTTLNRQGKDVGTQYRSGIYFYTPEQEKLAAESMERHQQQMESKIMTEILPAKKFYRAEEYHQQYLSKGGQSCGIACNSPLMCSAATA